From the genome of Streptococcus lutetiensis, one region includes:
- the prmC gene encoding peptide chain release factor N(5)-glutamine methyltransferase, with translation MNYVETISQLEKQLQEIGEDPENLTYVFRELKGWSLLDFILHQNKEVTESDQKILESIMAQLEDHRSPQYITGKAYFRDLELAVDERVLIPRPETEELVDLVLKENSKADLRVLDIGTGSGAIAISLKSARPDWQVTASDISQGALQLAEENSKLNQVSLDFVESDVFGQITGTFDVIISNPPYIAYGDKDEVGMNVLASEPHLALFADEDGFAIYRQIIEGAGEHLSENGKLYFEIGYKQGDGLRALLSKHFPQKRVRVLEDIFGKDRKVVMDNG, from the coding sequence ATGAACTACGTTGAAACAATCAGCCAACTAGAAAAACAATTACAAGAAATTGGGGAGGACCCAGAAAACCTCACTTACGTTTTTCGTGAGTTAAAGGGCTGGAGTCTTCTTGATTTCATCTTACATCAAAATAAAGAAGTGACTGAATCAGATCAGAAGATCCTTGAGTCAATCATGGCTCAGCTAGAAGATCATCGCTCACCACAGTACATCACTGGAAAAGCTTATTTTCGTGATTTAGAGCTTGCGGTTGATGAGCGTGTCTTGATTCCGAGACCTGAAACGGAAGAATTGGTTGATTTGGTTTTAAAGGAAAATAGCAAAGCTGATTTACGTGTTTTAGATATTGGAACAGGCAGCGGAGCTATTGCCATTTCACTCAAGTCTGCGCGACCTGACTGGCAAGTTACAGCCTCAGATATCTCGCAAGGTGCTCTGCAATTGGCAGAAGAAAACAGTAAGCTCAACCAAGTGTCGCTTGATTTTGTGGAATCAGATGTTTTCGGTCAGATTACAGGGACTTTTGATGTGATTATCTCAAACCCGCCTTACATTGCTTATGGTGATAAGGATGAAGTTGGGATGAATGTTCTTGCTTCTGAACCTCACTTGGCACTTTTTGCGGATGAGGATGGCTTTGCCATTTACCGTCAAATTATCGAAGGTGCTGGTGAGCATTTATCAGAAAATGGTAAACTTTATTTTGAAATTGGCTATAAGCAAGGAGATGGTTTGCGTGCTTTGCTTAGCAAACATTTCCCACAAAAACGTGTCCGTGTCTTAGAAGACATATTTGGTAAAGATAGAAAGGTCGTGATGGATAATGGCTAA
- the guaC gene encoding GMP reductase, whose translation MYNEMPVFDYEDIQLIPNKCIIKSRSEADTHVRLGDYTFKLPVVPANMQTIIDEDIAEKLAKNGYFYIMHRFDEASRKPFVKRMHDQDLIASISVGVKDYEYDFVSSLKDDAPEFITIDIAHGHSDSVIEMIKHIKKELPDTFVIAGNVGTPEAVRELENAGADATKVGIGPGKVCITKVKTGFGTGGWQLAALRWCAKAARKPIIADGGIRTHGDIAKSIRFGATMVMIGSLFAGHLESPGKLVEVDGKQYKEYYGSASEYQKGEHKNVEGKKILLPVKGHLKDTLIEMQEDLQSSISYAGGRDLHALTRVDYVIVKNSIWNGDSI comes from the coding sequence ATGTATAACGAAATGCCTGTCTTTGATTATGAAGATATTCAACTCATTCCTAACAAATGTATCATTAAAAGCCGTTCAGAAGCTGATACGCATGTGAGACTTGGTGATTATACCTTTAAATTGCCAGTTGTCCCTGCTAATATGCAGACGATTATCGATGAAGATATTGCTGAAAAACTTGCTAAAAATGGTTACTTTTACATTATGCATCGTTTTGATGAGGCTTCTCGAAAACCTTTTGTCAAACGCATGCATGACCAAGACTTGATTGCTTCAATCTCAGTAGGTGTTAAAGATTATGAGTACGACTTTGTCTCAAGCTTAAAAGATGATGCGCCAGAATTTATTACCATTGATATTGCTCATGGACATTCTGATAGTGTCATTGAGATGATTAAGCACATTAAAAAAGAATTGCCAGATACTTTTGTTATCGCTGGTAATGTTGGAACGCCTGAGGCTGTTCGTGAGTTGGAAAATGCAGGTGCTGATGCCACAAAAGTTGGGATTGGTCCTGGTAAAGTTTGTATCACAAAAGTGAAAACTGGTTTTGGAACAGGCGGCTGGCAATTAGCAGCACTACGTTGGTGCGCAAAAGCAGCTCGCAAACCAATTATCGCTGATGGTGGTATTCGTACTCACGGTGACATTGCCAAGTCTATTCGTTTTGGTGCGACAATGGTTATGATTGGTTCTCTCTTTGCTGGACACTTAGAAAGCCCAGGAAAATTGGTAGAAGTAGACGGAAAACAATATAAAGAATATTACGGTTCCGCTTCTGAGTATCAAAAGGGAGAGCACAAAAATGTTGAAGGTAAGAAAATCTTACTCCCTGTTAAAGGACATTTAAAAGATACACTTATTGAAATGCAAGAAGATCTTCAAAGCTCTATTTCGTATGCTGGTGGTCGTGATTTGCATGCCTTGACACGTGTCGATTATGTTATCGTTAAAAATTCAATCTGGAATGGTGATTCAATTTAG
- a CDS encoding thymidine kinase translates to MAQLYYKYGTMNSGKTIEILKVAHNYEEQGKPVIIMTSALDTRDGYGIVSSRIGMRREAIAITNEMDVFAYVKALPEKPYCVLIDECQFLTKKHVYELARVVDELEVPVMAFGLKNDFQNELFEGSKYLLLLADKIDEIKTICQFCSKKATMVLRTENGKPVYEGDQIQIGGNETYIPVCRKHYFNPMISTEK, encoded by the coding sequence TTGGCTCAACTCTATTATAAATATGGAACCATGAATTCTGGTAAGACTATTGAAATTTTAAAAGTAGCCCATAACTATGAAGAACAAGGAAAACCTGTTATCATCATGACTTCAGCACTTGATACTCGTGATGGTTATGGTATTGTTTCTAGTCGTATCGGTATGCGCCGTGAAGCTATTGCAATTACTAATGAGATGGATGTTTTTGCTTACGTCAAAGCTCTTCCAGAAAAACCTTATTGTGTTCTTATTGATGAATGTCAGTTTTTAACGAAAAAGCATGTCTACGAATTAGCTCGTGTGGTTGATGAACTAGAAGTCCCTGTGATGGCTTTTGGGTTAAAAAATGATTTTCAGAATGAATTATTCGAAGGTTCAAAATACCTACTGCTTTTAGCAGATAAAATTGATGAAATTAAAACTATTTGCCAGTTTTGCTCGAAAAAAGCCACAATGGTTTTGCGAACTGAAAATGGAAAACCGGTTTACGAGGGGGACCAAATTCAAATTGGTGGAAATGAAACTTACATCCCCGTTTGTCGTAAACACTATTTTAATCCCATGATTTCAACTGAAAAATAA
- the glyA gene encoding serine hydroxymethyltransferase produces the protein MIFDNENYEAFDTELWQAIHAEEVRQQNNIELIASENVVSKAVMSAQGTVLTNKYAEGYPGKRYYGGTDCVDVVENLAIERAKELFGAKFANVQPHSGSQANAAAYMALIQPGDTVLGMDLAAGGHLTHGASVSFSGKTYHFVSYSVDPITERIDYDKLADLAKEIKPKLIVAGASAYSRIIDFPRFREIADSVDAYLMVDMAHIAGLVASGHHPSPVPYAHVTTTTTHKTLRGPRGGLILTNDEAIAKKINSAIFPGLQGGPLMHVIAGKAVALKEALDPAFKEYGEQVIKNAAAMAEVFNQHSDFRVISGGTDNHVFLVDVTKVVENGKLAQNILESVNITLNKNSIPFETLSPFKTSGIRIGSPAITSRGMGENESRLITELIVKTLENYQNETILEEVRREVKALTDAFPLY, from the coding sequence ATGATTTTTGACAATGAAAACTACGAAGCATTTGACACTGAACTTTGGCAAGCTATCCATGCGGAAGAAGTTCGTCAACAAAATAACATTGAACTCATTGCCTCTGAAAATGTGGTTTCTAAAGCTGTTATGTCAGCTCAAGGAACAGTACTGACAAATAAATACGCCGAAGGTTATCCTGGAAAACGTTATTATGGCGGTACTGATTGTGTGGATGTGGTTGAAAATTTGGCTATCGAACGTGCCAAAGAATTGTTTGGTGCTAAGTTTGCCAATGTTCAACCGCACTCAGGAAGTCAAGCTAATGCCGCAGCTTATATGGCTTTAATCCAACCAGGCGATACTGTCCTTGGAATGGATTTAGCTGCCGGTGGTCACTTGACCCACGGGGCATCAGTCAGCTTTTCAGGAAAAACTTATCACTTTGTCTCTTATTCAGTTGACCCAATCACAGAACGCATCGATTATGATAAATTAGCAGATTTGGCTAAAGAAATCAAACCTAAATTAATCGTTGCTGGGGCGTCAGCTTATTCACGTATTATTGATTTTCCGAGATTTCGCGAGATTGCAGACAGCGTTGATGCCTACCTAATGGTTGATATGGCCCATATTGCAGGTCTTGTGGCATCTGGTCATCACCCAAGTCCGGTTCCATATGCTCATGTGACAACGACAACCACTCACAAAACCCTTCGTGGCCCTCGCGGCGGACTCATTTTGACAAATGATGAAGCTATCGCTAAGAAAATTAATTCTGCGATCTTCCCAGGTCTTCAAGGTGGTCCATTGATGCATGTGATTGCTGGAAAAGCTGTCGCTTTAAAAGAAGCCTTGGACCCAGCTTTTAAAGAATACGGTGAACAGGTGATTAAAAATGCGGCTGCTATGGCTGAAGTCTTTAATCAACATTCTGATTTTCGAGTTATTTCAGGCGGTACAGACAACCACGTCTTTTTGGTCGACGTGACTAAAGTGGTTGAAAATGGAAAATTGGCACAAAATATTCTTGAGTCTGTTAACATTACGCTCAATAAGAATTCTATTCCATTTGAAACCTTGTCACCGTTTAAGACATCTGGTATTCGCATAGGTTCCCCTGCCATTACTAGCCGTGGCATGGGCGAAAATGAATCACGCCTTATTACTGAATTGATTGTAAAAACTCTTGAAAATTATCAAAACGAAACTATTTTAGAGGAGGTTCGTCGTGAGGTTAAAGCATTGACAGATGCTTTCCCACTTTATTAA
- a CDS encoding ABC transporter ATP-binding protein produces MTLHTKNIGYWYTNNPDDYLFKDINLSLEKGKIYVILGQSGSRKTTFLSLLAGLDSPKAGKVYLDYKDINKLGLSNYRKNAVSTIFQAYNLMTYMTARQNVQTALEITNTTVDNAKIEELFDLVGIPKEMIDKPVLQLSGGQQQRVAIVRALATNHDIIIADESTGNLDEETTQDIVNIFKDIAHQQNKTVIIVTHETAVAKETDVVFELKKKHFTQL; encoded by the coding sequence ATAACCTTACACACTAAAAATATTGGCTATTGGTACACTAATAATCCAGATGATTACCTGTTCAAAGATATTAATTTAAGCCTCGAAAAAGGGAAAATTTATGTCATTCTTGGTCAATCAGGAAGTCGAAAGACCACCTTTCTTTCCTTGCTGGCTGGCTTAGATAGCCCCAAAGCAGGCAAGGTTTACTTAGATTACAAAGATATTAATAAATTAGGCTTATCCAATTACCGAAAAAATGCTGTTTCAACCATCTTTCAAGCTTATAATCTGATGACTTATATGACCGCACGTCAAAATGTCCAAACAGCCCTCGAAATCACAAATACTACCGTTGATAATGCTAAAATCGAAGAGCTTTTTGATCTGGTTGGCATTCCTAAAGAAATGATTGATAAACCAGTTCTTCAACTTTCCGGTGGTCAGCAACAACGTGTTGCCATCGTCAGAGCTCTAGCTACCAATCATGATATCATTATTGCTGATGAATCAACGGGAAACTTGGATGAAGAAACTACTCAAGACATTGTCAATATCTTCAAAGACATCGCCCATCAGCAAAATAAAACCGTGATAATTGTGACACATGAAACGGCTGTCGCTAAAGAAACAGATGTTGTTTTTGAACTCAA
- a CDS encoding 4-oxalocrotonate tautomerase: MPFVKIDLFEGRTQEQKVELAREVTEVVSRIAKAPKEAIHVFINDMPEGTYYPHGEMKKKN; this comes from the coding sequence ATGCCATTCGTAAAAATCGATTTGTTTGAAGGTCGTACTCAAGAACAAAAAGTTGAGCTTGCTCGCGAAGTAACTGAAGTTGTTTCACGTATTGCTAAAGCTCCAAAAGAAGCAATCCACGTTTTCATCAATGACATGCCAGAAGGTACTTACTACCCACACGGCGAAATGAAAAAGAAAAACTAA
- a CDS encoding FAD:protein FMN transferase, which translates to MQLSHSIQMMGTTIDILIDSDTPKEHIAEVCHLLELYKNRFSANDADSELMVINDNSSIAPVTVHQDLFNLIAIGKKHSLATPSNLNIAIGPLVQSWRIGFDDANVPSPQKIQKALALSKPENIILDATKQSVFLSQKGMKIDLGALAKGYIADKIMDYLKSEKGTSAMINLGGNVLVYGDNPRNDNGIWRIGIQNPQKSRGNHIGILTLKNQSVVTSGIYERRLKVGNKEYHHIFDQETGYPIETEMASLTIVSDLSVDCEIWTTRLFGLPVMQALATIQTTPHIEGILITKDNRLALTNGLRSHFQPLR; encoded by the coding sequence ATGCAACTTAGTCATAGTATCCAGATGATGGGAACTACTATTGATATCTTAATCGATTCTGACACCCCAAAAGAGCACATCGCCGAAGTTTGTCATCTGCTTGAACTATACAAGAATCGCTTCAGTGCTAACGATGCTGACTCAGAGCTCATGGTCATCAATGATAACTCTAGCATCGCTCCCGTCACTGTTCACCAGGATTTATTTAATCTAATTGCGATTGGAAAAAAACATAGCTTAGCAACTCCTAGCAACCTCAACATTGCTATTGGTCCTTTGGTACAAAGCTGGCGCATTGGCTTTGATGATGCTAACGTACCTAGTCCTCAAAAAATCCAAAAAGCGCTAGCCTTATCTAAACCAGAAAATATCATTTTAGATGCGACTAAACAAAGTGTCTTTCTAAGCCAAAAAGGCATGAAAATCGACCTTGGTGCTCTTGCTAAAGGTTATATTGCTGATAAAATCATGGATTATTTAAAATCAGAAAAGGGCACTTCTGCCATGATTAACCTTGGTGGAAATGTCCTTGTTTACGGTGATAATCCAAGAAACGATAACGGCATCTGGCGAATTGGCATTCAAAATCCTCAAAAATCACGAGGAAATCATATTGGAATTTTAACTCTTAAAAATCAATCTGTTGTCACTTCAGGTATTTACGAACGTCGCCTAAAAGTTGGAAATAAAGAATACCACCATATTTTTGATCAAGAAACTGGCTATCCTATCGAAACTGAAATGGCTAGTCTTACCATCGTTTCTGACCTGTCTGTTGATTGTGAAATCTGGACCACACGACTCTTTGGCTTGCCTGTCATGCAAGCTCTAGCAACTATTCAAACCACTCCACACATAGAAGGCATTCTCATCACTAAAGATAATCGCTTAGCTTTGACAAACGGCTTGCGCTCCCACTTTCAACCCCTAAGATAA
- a CDS encoding L-threonylcarbamoyladenylate synthase, giving the protein MANLEEILQTGGAVILPTETVYGLFAQAMNEEAVEHVYRLKCRPKDKAMNLNVADYETILAFSKNQPTYLKKLYDAFLPGPLTIILQANDRVPAWINSGLSTIGFRIPKHPQTLALIKETGPLIGPSANISGQESGKVFAQIQKQFDNSVEGFADDSSITGVDSTILDLSGEFARILRQGAITKEDLLAQIPELTFAKD; this is encoded by the coding sequence ATGGCTAATTTGGAAGAAATACTTCAAACGGGTGGTGCGGTGATCTTGCCGACAGAAACAGTTTATGGACTTTTTGCACAAGCCATGAATGAAGAAGCAGTTGAACATGTTTATCGCTTAAAATGTCGTCCTAAAGACAAAGCCATGAATCTTAATGTGGCAGATTACGAGACGATTTTAGCTTTTTCAAAAAATCAGCCAACTTATCTAAAAAAACTCTACGATGCTTTTTTACCTGGACCGTTAACAATTATTTTACAGGCAAATGACCGCGTGCCAGCTTGGATCAATTCTGGCCTATCAACAATTGGTTTTAGAATTCCAAAACACCCGCAGACTTTGGCTCTTATTAAAGAGACTGGTCCTCTCATTGGACCATCAGCTAATATTTCTGGTCAAGAAAGTGGCAAAGTTTTTGCGCAAATCCAGAAGCAGTTTGACAATTCAGTCGAAGGGTTTGCCGATGATTCTTCCATCACTGGTGTTGACTCGACAATTTTGGATTTGTCTGGTGAATTTGCACGTATTTTACGTCAGGGAGCTATTACAAAAGAAGATTTGTTAGCGCAAATCCCTGAGTTGACGTTTGCAAAAGATTAG
- the prfA gene encoding peptide chain release factor 1, translating to MNIYDQLQALEDRYEELGELLSDPDIVSDTTRFMDLSKEEASTRETVAVYREYKKVLQNIEDAEEMLKDAGGDPELEEMAKEELKESKAAKEDYEEKLKILLLPKDPNDDKNIILEIRGAAGGDEAALFAGDLLQMYQKYAESQGWKFEVMEASYNGVGGIKEVVVMVSGQSVYSKLKYESGAHRVQRVPVTESQGRVHTSTATVLVMPEVEEVEYEIDPKDLRVDIYHASGAGGQNVNKVATAVRMVHIPTGIKVEMQEERTQQKNRDKAMKVIRARVADHFAQIAQDEQDAERKSTVGTGDRSERIRTYNFPQNRVTDHRIGLTLQKLDSILSGKLDEVIDALILFDQTKKLEELNK from the coding sequence ATGAACATTTATGATCAGCTACAAGCGCTCGAAGACCGTTATGAAGAATTAGGAGAATTACTAAGTGACCCAGATATCGTTAGTGATACAACACGTTTCATGGATTTGTCAAAAGAAGAAGCAAGCACACGTGAAACAGTAGCTGTTTACCGTGAATACAAAAAAGTTCTTCAAAACATCGAAGATGCCGAAGAAATGCTCAAAGATGCTGGTGGTGATCCAGAACTTGAAGAAATGGCAAAAGAAGAACTTAAAGAATCAAAAGCAGCAAAAGAAGATTACGAAGAAAAACTTAAAATTCTTCTTTTACCAAAAGACCCTAACGATGATAAAAACATCATCTTGGAAATCCGCGGTGCCGCTGGAGGTGATGAAGCAGCCCTCTTTGCAGGCGACCTTCTTCAAATGTACCAAAAATACGCTGAAAGCCAAGGTTGGAAGTTTGAGGTTATGGAAGCTTCTTACAACGGTGTTGGTGGTATCAAAGAAGTTGTTGTCATGGTCTCAGGTCAATCAGTTTATTCTAAATTGAAATACGAATCAGGTGCTCACCGTGTACAACGTGTCCCTGTTACAGAAAGCCAAGGTCGTGTCCACACATCAACAGCGACAGTTCTTGTTATGCCTGAAGTTGAAGAAGTAGAATACGAAATCGATCCAAAAGATTTGCGTGTGGACATTTATCATGCATCAGGTGCTGGTGGACAAAACGTCAATAAAGTTGCGACAGCTGTTCGTATGGTTCACATTCCAACTGGTATCAAAGTTGAAATGCAAGAAGAACGTACACAACAAAAGAACCGTGATAAAGCCATGAAAGTCATTCGTGCGCGTGTTGCGGACCACTTTGCTCAAATCGCTCAAGACGAACAAGATGCTGAACGTAAATCAACAGTTGGTACTGGTGATCGTTCAGAACGTATCCGTACATATAACTTCCCACAAAACCGTGTGACAGACCACCGTATTGGTTTGACATTGCAAAAACTTGATAGCATTTTGTCAGGTAAATTGGATGAAGTGATTGATGCGCTTATTCTTTTTGATCAAACAAAGAAACTAGAAGAGTTAAATAAATAA
- a CDS encoding lysozyme family protein, with the protein MFKFLKRLIVLVFVIFCGYQVYVTHENVHNVLQYKSMVKEILDDNDTTANVELVLAMIYTETKGNDGDVMQSSESSDGVANSITDSKTSIRQGVTVLSENLSLAHEAGVDVWTAVQAYNFGTSYIDYIAKHGSKNTITLAKTYSRDVVAPSLGNTTGESYFYYHPLALISGGQLYRNGGNIYYSREVHFNLYLIELMSLF; encoded by the coding sequence ATGTTTAAGTTCTTAAAACGCCTAATTGTACTGGTATTTGTCATTTTCTGTGGCTACCAAGTTTACGTCACTCATGAAAATGTTCATAATGTATTGCAGTATAAAAGCATGGTCAAAGAGATTTTAGACGATAATGACACCACAGCCAACGTTGAGTTGGTCTTGGCAATGATTTACACAGAAACAAAGGGAAATGATGGCGACGTTATGCAATCTAGCGAAAGTTCAGACGGTGTTGCTAATTCCATCACTGATAGTAAAACGAGTATTCGCCAAGGGGTCACAGTCCTTTCAGAAAATCTTTCTTTAGCCCATGAGGCAGGAGTAGATGTTTGGACAGCTGTTCAAGCTTATAACTTTGGAACATCTTATATTGATTATATTGCAAAGCATGGTAGTAAAAATACAATTACTTTAGCTAAAACTTATTCACGCGACGTAGTAGCTCCAAGTCTTGGTAACACGACTGGTGAATCTTATTTTTACTATCATCCTCTGGCTTTGATTTCAGGTGGACAGCTATATCGAAATGGTGGTAATATTTACTACTCGCGTGAAGTTCATTTCAATTTGTATTTGATTGAATTGATGAGCTTATTTTAA
- a CDS encoding xanthine phosphoribosyltransferase — protein sequence MKLLEDRILKDGNVLGEDILKVDSFLTHQVDYELMQEMGKVLAEAYKDAGVTKVVTIEASGIAPALYTAQAMNVPMIFAKKAKNITMTEGILTAEVYSFTKRVTSTVSIASKFLSEDDTVLIVDDFLANGQAAKGLLEIIGQAGAKVAGIGIVIEKSFQTGRKLLEETGVPVTSLARIKEFKDGQVVFTEADA from the coding sequence ATGAAATTATTGGAAGACCGCATCTTAAAAGATGGTAATGTTTTGGGTGAGGATATCTTGAAAGTAGATAGTTTCCTTACTCATCAAGTTGACTATGAACTCATGCAAGAAATGGGTAAAGTTCTTGCGGAAGCTTATAAAGACGCTGGTGTCACTAAAGTTGTTACAATTGAAGCATCTGGTATTGCACCAGCTTTATATACGGCACAAGCTATGAATGTTCCAATGATTTTCGCTAAAAAAGCTAAAAATATCACAATGACAGAAGGTATTTTAACAGCAGAAGTTTATTCATTTACTAAGCGCGTGACAAGCACAGTATCAATCGCAAGTAAATTCTTGTCAGAAGATGACACTGTACTTATCGTTGATGATTTCTTGGCAAATGGACAAGCTGCTAAAGGGCTTCTTGAAATTATTGGTCAAGCAGGTGCTAAAGTTGCTGGTATCGGTATTGTCATTGAAAAATCTTTCCAAACAGGTCGTAAATTACTTGAAGAAACAGGTGTACCTGTAACATCTCTAGCTCGAATCAAAGAATTTAAAGATGGCCAAGTTGTCTTTACGGAGGCAGATGCATAA
- a CDS encoding nucleoid-associated protein — MIDLYIKRIVIHQFTPNDTELILSDQLLTITPRIDEYFRKKLSKVFSDEAKRGTFSEDNVFLSYLSDDLMKSSVQIAQLWKEEFVIYDNQKTNDLVFIQFDKDGVEHFAFLRVALRENFTHISSDSESPIKITQNNYPSAAQTPDEALVINRVNHHYYLIEKRIKHNGSFANYFSENLLQVQPEQSVKKSIKMVEQAAQKIAENFQQDDFAFQSKMKAAIHKNLEEEQELSPEKLADQLFDNNLTARLTFVDELKESIPEPIQVSDIDHSRQTKKLENQKLSLSNGIQLIVPNNVYEDAESVEFIQNPNGTYSILIKNIEDIQNK, encoded by the coding sequence ATGATTGATTTGTATATTAAGCGCATTGTTATTCATCAATTTACGCCAAATGATACGGAATTGATTTTGTCAGATCAGTTATTGACGATTACGCCGCGTATTGATGAGTATTTTCGTAAAAAATTAAGCAAAGTTTTCTCAGATGAAGCCAAACGTGGAACGTTCTCAGAAGACAATGTCTTTCTTAGTTATTTGAGTGATGATTTGATGAAATCATCTGTTCAAATCGCACAGCTCTGGAAAGAAGAATTTGTTATTTATGATAATCAAAAGACAAATGATTTGGTTTTCATACAATTTGACAAAGACGGTGTTGAGCATTTTGCTTTTCTTCGTGTGGCGTTAAGAGAAAATTTCACACACATTTCAAGTGACAGTGAAAGTCCGATTAAAATCACACAAAATAATTACCCATCTGCAGCTCAAACACCAGATGAAGCCTTGGTGATTAATCGTGTTAACCATCATTATTATTTGATTGAAAAACGCATTAAGCACAATGGTAGCTTTGCTAACTATTTCTCAGAGAATCTATTGCAAGTTCAGCCTGAACAGTCGGTCAAAAAATCGATCAAAATGGTGGAACAAGCAGCCCAAAAAATTGCTGAAAACTTCCAACAAGATGATTTTGCTTTCCAATCAAAAATGAAAGCAGCCATTCACAAAAATTTGGAAGAAGAGCAAGAATTATCACCTGAAAAGCTGGCGGACCAACTCTTTGACAATAATTTAACAGCTCGTTTGACCTTTGTTGATGAGTTGAAAGAAAGCATTCCAGAGCCAATTCAGGTCTCAGATATTGACCATTCGCGCCAAACGAAAAAATTAGAGAATCAAAAATTGTCACTGTCAAATGGTATCCAATTAATTGTTCCTAATAATGTTTATGAGGATGCTGAGTCGGTTGAATTTATTCAAAATCCAAATGGAACCTATTCCATCTTGATTAAAAATATAGAGGATATTCAAAATAAATAA
- a CDS encoding nucleobase:cation symporter-2 family protein, which translates to MHKMEMNEQKHSQAAILGLQHLLAMYAGSILVPIMIASALNYSAEQLTYLISTDIFMCGVATFLQLQLREHFGVGLPVVLGCAFQSVAPLSIIGAKQGSGYMFGALIVSGIYVILISGIFSKIADFFPPVVTGSVITTIGLTLIPVAIGNMGDNSDKPTAQSLILALVTIAIVLVVNIFAKGFIKSIAILIGLIGGTIVAAFMGLVDTSVVANAPLVHIPQPFYFGAPKFEITSIIMMCIIATVSMVESTGVYLALSDLTGEKLDSKRLRNGYRAEGAAVLLGGIFNTFPYTGFSQNVGLVRISGIKTRRPIYYTALFLVILGLLPKFGAMAQMIPSPVLGGAMIVLFGMVALQGIQMLNQVDFQNNEYNFIIAAVSIACGVGFNGTNLFVSLPNTVQMFLTNGIVIAALFAVVLNLILNGKLKK; encoded by the coding sequence ATGCATAAGATGGAAATGAATGAACAAAAACACTCACAAGCTGCTATCCTAGGTTTGCAACATTTACTTGCCATGTATGCAGGGTCAATCTTGGTTCCTATCATGATTGCCAGTGCCCTTAACTATTCAGCTGAACAATTAACTTACCTCATTTCAACTGATATTTTCATGTGTGGGGTTGCTACATTCTTGCAATTGCAGTTACGTGAGCACTTTGGTGTCGGACTTCCAGTTGTTCTTGGTTGTGCCTTCCAATCTGTTGCACCGTTATCAATCATCGGAGCTAAACAAGGTTCTGGTTACATGTTTGGTGCCTTGATTGTCTCTGGTATTTATGTGATTTTGATTTCTGGCATTTTCTCAAAAATTGCAGATTTCTTCCCACCGGTTGTTACTGGTTCAGTTATCACAACTATTGGTTTGACTTTGATTCCAGTTGCTATTGGTAACATGGGTGACAACTCTGACAAACCAACAGCTCAATCATTAATCTTGGCTCTCGTAACCATTGCGATTGTTCTTGTGGTTAATATTTTTGCTAAAGGTTTCATTAAATCAATTGCTATTTTAATTGGTTTGATTGGTGGAACGATTGTGGCTGCCTTTATGGGCTTAGTTGATACATCAGTAGTCGCTAACGCACCGCTTGTTCACATTCCACAACCATTCTACTTTGGCGCACCAAAATTTGAAATCACATCAATCATTATGATGTGTATCATTGCAACAGTTTCAATGGTTGAATCAACTGGTGTTTACCTTGCTTTGTCAGATTTGACTGGTGAAAAATTAGACAGCAAACGTCTTCGTAACGGATACCGCGCAGAAGGTGCAGCTGTACTTCTTGGTGGTATTTTCAATACTTTCCCATATACTGGATTCTCACAAAACGTTGGTTTGGTTCGTATTTCAGGAATCAAAACACGTCGTCCAATTTACTATACAGCTTTATTCCTTGTGATTCTTGGACTTCTTCCAAAATTCGGTGCAATGGCACAAATGATTCCAAGCCCAGTTCTTGGTGGTGCTATGATTGTACTTTTCGGTATGGTTGCTCTGCAAGGGATTCAAATGCTCAATCAAGTTGATTTCCAAAATAACGAATACAACTTTATCATTGCGGCGGTTTCAATCGCTTGTGGAGTTGGTTTTAACGGAACAAATCTTTTTGTTAGCCTTCCAAATACAGTTCAAATGTTCTTAACAAATGGTATTGTTATTGCTGCATTATTTGCTGTTGTTCTTAATTTGATTTTAAACGGAAAACTAAAAAAATAA